A genomic segment from Peribacillus sp. ACCC06369 encodes:
- a CDS encoding NAD(P)/FAD-dependent oxidoreductase: MMVFDCVVLGAGPAGLNASLVLGRARRKIALFDNGTNRNRVTTESHGFITRDGIKPAEFKRIALNELKSYPSIQYFEETVIQISREAVNDIFRILTVDEKVYFAEKIIIATGVHEEFPSGPDIKSFYGKSIYSCPYCDGWELRDQPLIIITENEDAAHHMAKLVYNWSENLVVATNGHEMSKMKKDELQQRNITIVTEPITKLHGKDGYLQMVEFASGLKVERTGGFIVPSFYRPHQFAEILGCELQENGAIVTDDAGRTSQKNIYTAGESSQAGPSSLTLAAAEGSKSAFAVNADITNERF; encoded by the coding sequence ATGATGGTATTCGATTGTGTAGTTCTAGGAGCCGGCCCTGCTGGTTTAAATGCTAGTTTAGTTTTAGGTAGGGCGCGCAGGAAAATAGCTTTGTTTGATAACGGAACGAACAGGAATCGAGTCACGACTGAATCTCATGGTTTTATAACCCGCGATGGTATTAAACCCGCAGAGTTTAAAAGAATTGCATTGAATGAACTGAAAAGCTATCCATCTATTCAATATTTCGAAGAAACCGTAATACAAATTTCGAGAGAAGCGGTTAACGATATATTTAGAATACTGACAGTGGATGAAAAAGTGTACTTTGCAGAAAAGATAATAATTGCAACAGGTGTTCATGAAGAATTTCCTTCCGGACCAGATATAAAAAGTTTTTATGGGAAAAGTATTTATAGTTGCCCATATTGCGATGGATGGGAATTAAGAGATCAACCTCTAATTATAATTACAGAGAATGAAGATGCTGCACATCATATGGCAAAACTCGTTTACAATTGGTCAGAAAATTTAGTGGTGGCAACGAATGGGCATGAAATGTCTAAAATGAAAAAGGATGAACTGCAACAAAGGAACATCACTATCGTGACAGAGCCTATAACAAAACTGCATGGCAAAGATGGGTACTTGCAAATGGTTGAATTTGCTTCAGGTCTTAAAGTGGAAAGGACTGGGGGATTTATTGTGCCATCATTTTATCGACCTCATCAATTTGCTGAAATACTGGGTTGTGAACTGCAAGAAAATGGAGCTATCGTAACGGATGATGCCGGTCGTACCTCTCAAAAAAATATTTATACCGCAGGGGAGTCTTCTCAAGCAGGTCCATCTTCATTAACCCTTGCTGCCGCAGAGGGTAGTAAGTCTGCATTTGCTGTAAATGCAGATATCACCAATGAAAGATTCTAG
- a CDS encoding M20 peptidase aminoacylase family protein, with the protein MKELLNEIKPQVLEIFHHLHENPEVSWNEYQTTAYISEILMKNDLEVTSFGDMPGIVGNWYPKEGRNKLTVGLRADMDALLQEVDGTIRANHSCGHDAHMTIVLGVLLLLRKMKSNLPGTLKFIFQPAEEVGEGALKMIEKQVLDDIDFLYGLHLRPIQEIKYGQAASGIIHGSADTVFGEIHGFDGHGARPHLTLNAIEVITDIVEKLKGIRLNPQLSYSVKMTQVSAGGENANIIPGSSKFSLDLRAQTNEAMDELIEKVDDVLTKMSVFHQCQISFKHKERVYAACIDQEAERFMEKAIEKTLGAKGVVKPIITPGGEDFHFYTKERPAIKATMLGVGCDLKPGLHHPNMAFNQEAIFTGIEILTRAVIETFSKYNNKEGII; encoded by the coding sequence ATGAAGGAATTATTGAATGAAATTAAACCTCAAGTTTTGGAGATTTTCCACCATCTTCATGAGAATCCTGAAGTAAGCTGGAATGAATATCAGACTACAGCTTATATTTCAGAGATTCTCATGAAAAACGATCTTGAGGTGACAAGTTTTGGGGATATGCCTGGGATCGTGGGCAATTGGTATCCAAAGGAAGGGCGAAATAAGTTAACGGTCGGATTGCGGGCTGATATGGATGCTCTCCTTCAGGAGGTCGACGGGACAATACGTGCCAACCACTCATGTGGGCACGATGCTCACATGACGATTGTATTGGGTGTCTTGCTGTTATTAAGAAAAATGAAGTCCAATCTTCCTGGTACGTTGAAGTTTATTTTTCAGCCTGCCGAGGAAGTTGGTGAAGGTGCTTTAAAGATGATTGAAAAACAGGTATTGGATGATATTGATTTTCTCTATGGTCTTCATTTGCGCCCCATTCAGGAAATTAAGTATGGACAAGCTGCTTCAGGAATCATTCACGGGTCAGCCGATACAGTGTTCGGGGAGATTCACGGATTTGACGGGCATGGAGCCAGGCCCCATTTGACTTTAAATGCCATTGAAGTGATCACTGACATCGTTGAAAAGCTTAAAGGAATACGGCTAAACCCGCAATTATCCTATTCAGTAAAAATGACACAGGTTTCTGCAGGAGGGGAAAATGCGAATATTATACCTGGGTCCTCCAAGTTCAGTCTTGACTTACGCGCCCAAACGAATGAAGCGATGGATGAATTGATCGAGAAGGTGGACGATGTCTTGACGAAAATGTCGGTCTTCCATCAATGTCAAATTAGCTTCAAGCACAAAGAAAGAGTTTATGCCGCATGCATTGACCAAGAAGCGGAACGATTTATGGAGAAGGCAATCGAAAAAACCTTAGGGGCTAAAGGGGTCGTTAAGCCCATCATTACCCCCGGCGGGGAGGATTTTCATTTTTATACAAAGGAAAGACCTGCAATCAAAGCCACGATGCTTGGAGTGGGCTGCGATTTAAAGCCAGGGTTACACCATCCCAACATGGCATTTAATCAGGAAGCCATTTTCACAGGTATTGAAATATTAACGAGGGCAGTCATTGAAACCTTTTCTAAATATAACAATAAAGAAGGTATCATTTAA
- a CDS encoding DMT family transporter, whose product MKGIFFSFFGGAFLTLQGVANSQISRDLSTWQVATITQFTGFIIAGLILILIRKGDALEFKKVKPLYLSGGTFAAVIIFSNITAYKQIGVTFSVSALLLAQLSFSFIIDSKGWFGVTKQKMQLPQFIGLGLMMAGIILLAV is encoded by the coding sequence GTGAAAGGGATTTTCTTTTCATTTTTTGGCGGAGCCTTTCTAACGTTGCAAGGTGTAGCCAATTCCCAGATTAGCCGGGACCTTAGCACGTGGCAAGTCGCAACAATCACCCAGTTCACTGGTTTCATCATTGCCGGGTTGATTTTAATTCTGATACGTAAAGGGGATGCGCTTGAATTCAAAAAAGTCAAACCATTGTATTTGTCAGGTGGCACTTTTGCTGCGGTGATTATTTTCAGCAATATTACTGCTTATAAACAAATTGGTGTAACATTTTCGGTATCAGCTCTATTATTAGCTCAGCTAAGTTTTAGCTTTATCATTGATAGCAAGGGTTGGTTTGGGGTAACGAAACAGAAGATGCAACTGCCACAGTTCATTGGGCTTGGCTTGATGATGGCAGGCATCATTTTATTAGCTGTATAA